One segment of Triticum aestivum cultivar Chinese Spring chromosome 2A, IWGSC CS RefSeq v2.1, whole genome shotgun sequence DNA contains the following:
- the LOC123186517 gene encoding uncharacterized protein gives MAGSRRGVSRGYDYAVGPWPEEGRGITQRRPTIMAGIVSSSTAFLLLLVLVPKNGSEALEAEMCYCYQRSAVGGETNKLTKTIALLAVGPIELQIKKTVSPSPVSGCSGAVPTPSKPPPIPADTRAHTSPAPPAADKSGFSWPAKAWCCWGLAVATVIVALAVR, from the coding sequence ATGGCGGGAAGTCGTCGAGGGGTTTCACGCGGATACGATTACGCGGTAGGCCCTTGGCCGGAGGAGGGAAGAGGAATCACACAGCGACGACCGACGATCATGGCCGGGATCGTTTCCTCCTCCACcgcttttcttctcctcctcgtcctcgtgccCAAGAACGGGAGCGAGGCCTTGGAGGCGGAGATGTGCTACTGCTATCAGAGGAGCGCCGTCGGCGGTGAAACTAACAAGCTGACCAAGACGATCGCGTTGCTCGCCGTCGGCCCCATTGAGCTGCAGATAAAAAAGACGGTCTCGCCGTCGCCGGTGAGCGGCTGCTCGGGCGCAGTGCCGACGCCGTCAAAGCCACCGCCAATCCCGGCGGACACGCGCGCGCATACATCTCCAGCACCGCCTGCTGCAGATAAAAGTGGCTTCAGCTGGCCGGCCAAAGCATGGTGCTGCTGGGGACTCGCCGTGGCAACGGTGATCGTCGCGCTCGCAGTGAGGTGA
- the LOC123186516 gene encoding E3 ubiquitin-protein ligase RNF144A-like translates to MNQVLLRPEMFLVPSRNGGPVDGNEHTTQVPTGSRETRRETLIIDSNGNSRLGGNSELFYCPMCITTAPIVHKSSFGSCDHHAFCSNCVAKYVAMRQREGVALPVECPDCEDEDGLLPMPATVADGNEDSPADGDDGLRRRAGKMPQHQPPVDMVLFTEGNGDSPVDGDGELFDCAICMETVPGALKFIINSCGHAFCSSCVAQYVAAKLDDNVCPIECPQPGCQDGTIEPERCHSIIPTDLLDKWGLLLCELAIGAKRMYCPYPECSALLLADDEAGAAAIAEAECPHCHRLFCARCAVPWHVGFGCLEFQKLGQDERGREDLLLRRLVGREGWQRCPECQMFVEKSEGCNYIKCRCGYSFCYRCASELSAQNHHCNNCKP, encoded by the exons atgaaCCAAGTGCTACTCAGGCCTGAAATGTTTCTAGTACCATCGCGCAACGGCGGACCGGTTGACGGCAACGAACATACTACTCAGGTCCCGACTGGCTCGCGTGAAACTAGGCGAGAAACGTTGATCATCGATAGCAATGGGAATTCACGGTTGGGCGGTAACAGTGAGCTCTTCTACTGCCCCATGTGCATAACGACGGCGCCCATCGTCCACAAATCCAGCTTCGGCTCGTGCGACCACCACGCCTTCTGCTCCAACTGTGTCGCCAAGTACGTCGCTATGAGGCAGCGCGAGGGCGTTGCTCTTCCCGTCGAATGCCCCGACTGTGAGGACGAAGACGGCCTCCTCCCCATGCCC GCCACAGTCGCCGATGGCAATGAAGATTCGCCGGCGGACGGCGACGACG GACTGCGCCGCCGAGCCGGAAAGATGCCGCAACATCAGCCCCCCGTGGACATGGTTCTGTTCACCGAGGGCAATGGAGATTCGCcggtcgacggcgacggcgagctctTCGACTGCGCCATCTGCATGGAGACGGTGCCCGGCGCCCTCAAGTTCATCATCAACTCGTGCGGCCACGCCTTCTGCTCCAGCTGCGTCGCCCAGTACGTGGCCGCGAAGCTGGACGACAATGTATGTCCCATCGAATGCCCGCAGCCAGGCTGCCAGGACGGCACCATCGAGCCGGAGAGATGCCACAGCATCATCCCCACGGACCTCCTCGACAAGTGGGGTTTGCTGCTGTGCGAGCTCGCGATCGGCGCGAAGAGGATGTACTGCCCGTACCCGGAATGCTCGGCGCTCTTGCTCGCCGACGACGAGGCCGGGGCGGCGGCCATCGCGGAGGCGGAGTGCCCGCACTGCCACCGGCTTTTCTGCGCCCGGTGCGCCGTGCCGTGGCACGTCGGCTTCGGGTGCCTGGAGTTCCAGAAGCTCGGGCAGGACGAGCGCGGCCGGGAGGACCTCTTGCTCCGGCGTCTCGTCGGCAGGGAGGGGTGGCAGAGGTGCCCCGAGTGCCAGATGTTCGTGGAGAAATCCGAAGGGTGCAATTACATCAAATGCAG GTGTGGATACAGCTTCTGCTACCGATGTGCATCCGAGTTGTCCGCGCAAAACCATCACTGCAACAACTGCAAGCCCTAA